In Legionella spiritensis, the following proteins share a genomic window:
- a CDS encoding TerC family protein: MDIVDIILSLLALIILEVVLGIDNLVFLSILTEKLPVEQRKRARRWGLTFAWMSRLALLAFAFALVKLTRPFVSYGDFSLSVRDLFLLAGGAFLIGKATQEIHREVGEDETELRETAVKAVSFKAVVTQVAVMDIIFSLDSVLTAIGLTTRFWVMAVAITFAIIIMIYASEPVSHFIEKHPTVKMLALSFLILIGMVLVADGFSFHIPRAYVYFAMGFSLGVEALNMLRRHRSRKKN, from the coding sequence ATGGATATAGTGGATATTATTCTGAGTTTGCTAGCACTCATTATTTTAGAAGTCGTTCTGGGTATAGACAATCTGGTTTTTTTATCTATTCTGACCGAGAAATTACCGGTTGAGCAACGTAAAAGGGCACGCCGTTGGGGCTTGACCTTTGCCTGGATGTCTCGTCTTGCTTTATTGGCTTTTGCCTTCGCCCTGGTTAAATTAACCAGGCCGTTTGTCAGTTACGGTGATTTTTCCTTGTCGGTCAGGGATCTGTTTCTTTTGGCGGGCGGCGCTTTTTTGATTGGCAAGGCCACCCAGGAAATTCATCGTGAAGTTGGTGAGGATGAGACCGAATTAAGGGAAACAGCCGTTAAAGCCGTTTCCTTTAAAGCCGTGGTGACCCAGGTGGCGGTTATGGATATTATTTTTTCACTGGATAGTGTGTTGACCGCGATTGGTTTAACGACTCGATTCTGGGTGATGGCGGTTGCGATAACCTTTGCAATTATCATTATGATTTATGCCAGTGAACCGGTCAGCCATTTTATTGAAAAACATCCTACCGTGAAAATGCTGGCGTTGAGCTTTCTTATTTTAATCGGTATGGTTCTGGTCGCGGATGGTTTTTCATTTCATATCCCCCGCGCCTACGTGTATTTTGCCATGGGTTTTTCCCTTGGTGTCGAGGCGCTCAATATGCTGCGTCGTCATCGGAGCCGGAAAAAAAATTAA